From Sulfuricaulis sp.:
GATCAACCCCATCGCCATGGAACAGGGCCTGCGCTTCGCCATTCGCGAAGGCGGCCGTACCGTGGGCGCGGGGGTGGTGGCGAAGGTGATTGAATAGGACAGTGTTGAGTTTTAAGTGGTAAGTGATTAGTTAATGAGCGCGCTGCGCGCGACCTTCACTTAACACTAATAACTAAACACTAAACACTGAGTTATTAGGCCAGTAGCTCAATTGGTAGAGCAGCGGTCTCCAAAACCGCAGGTTGGGGGTTCGAGTCCCTCCTGGCCTGCCAGATGGCTGGCAAAGAAGGAATTTAGTAGTGACAGCGGATAAACTGAAATTAATTCTCGCGGTGCTGATAGTGGCAGGCGGCATCGGGGGATTCTATTACTTTGGCGACAAACCGGATCTGATCCGGGTGGCCGTCATGCTGGCGGCTGTCGTGCTGGCGGTGATTTTCGTTGCGCAAACGGAATTTGGACGCAACGCCTGGGAATTCACGAAGGGTTCGCGGCTTGAAATTCGCAAGGTGATCTGGCCGACCAGAAAGGAAACCATGCAGGTGACATTGATCGTTTTTGTCATGGTCATTCTGGTGGCCGTATATATGTGGGTGATCGATTGGGGCCTGCACAAGATAGTCCGAGTAGTCACGGGATAGGAGCTGAATTCATGACGATGCGCTGGTATGTCGTGCACACCTATTCCGGTTTCGAAAAGGCGGTGGTGCGTTCGCTCAAAGAGCACATCCGCAACGCCGGCATGGAAGAAAAGTTCGGTGAGATTCTGGTGCCGACCGAAGAGGTCGTGGAAATGAAAAGCGGCCAGAAGCGCACCAGCGAACGCAAATTCTTCCCGGGCTATGTGCTCGTGAAAATGGATATGGACGATGAAACCTGGCATCTCGTGAAGGACGTGCCCAAGGTGAGCGG
This genomic window contains:
- the secE gene encoding preprotein translocase subunit SecE; protein product: MTADKLKLILAVLIVAGGIGGFYYFGDKPDLIRVAVMLAAVVLAVIFVAQTEFGRNAWEFTKGSRLEIRKVIWPTRKETMQVTLIVFVMVILVAVYMWVIDWGLHKIVRVVTG